The segment CCAAACTGCCCGAAATCCGAAAGCACCGTGGCCCCGGTGGTGGTAAAGCCGGAAACCGCCTCAAAAAGAGCGTCCAGGTAGTTCAGCCCCCCCGAGATCCAGTAGGGTATGGCCCCCAAGGCGGGCACCAAAAGCCAAAGCAGGGCCACGGCGGCGAAGACCTCGGCCCGGTGCGGCTGGGCCTCCGCATGCCCCACCCCCTGCAGGGCCTTGCCCAACCCCACCCCCATCACCGCCCCCAGGAGAAACCCCCGGGCGTCCTCCTTAAAGCCCAGGGCCAAGAGGGCGAAGGCCAGCATGAGAAGGCCAAAGCCCTGGTAGGTAAGGCCCAGGAGGTAGAGGCTGGAGCGAAACCCCTGCCTAGCCGACGACACGGGCCACGGCTTCATCCGCCACCTCCCGGGCCACCACCAAAAAGAGCCGGTCGTTGGGCAGGGCCTCGAGGTCCTCACGGTAGAGCATCACCCGATGGTCCCGCTCCAGGGCCACCGGGGCCACCTGGGGCGTGGCCAGGGTGCTCAGGTACCGGGGTCTGAAGCTCTCTGGAAGCTCCACCTCCAGGAGCTCGATGTTCTCGTCCATGGTGGACACGTGCTCCACGTTCTCGGGCCCCAAGTAGTCCAAGACCGCCCGCACCGCCGCCTGGCGGGGAGTGAGGGGCAGGTCTATGCCCACCTGCTCAAAGAGCCTGCGGGTTTCCGAGCGGGACACCCGGGTGATTACCTTCCCCACCCCAAGCTGCTTGGCCAGGAGGGAGGCGAGGAGGTTCTTCTCGTCGTTATCCGTTACCGCCACCACCGCATCGGCTTCCTGCAATCCCTCCGCCTCCAGAAGCTCCAGATCGGTACCATCCCCTTGGATGATGAGGGCACCGGGAAGCTCCTGGGAAAGCCACTCGCACCGCTCGCGGCTGGGCTCGATGATCACCACCTCGAGGCGCCGTCTTAGAAGCTCCTGGGCCACCATGAAGCCCACATTGCCCCCGCCGATGACCATCACCCTGCGCACGCCCCGCCCCGTGGCAAAGCAGGCCTCCAGCTCAGGGAAAGCCTTTAAGGTGGTAACGAAGAGGATCTTGTCCCCGGGCTCCAGGATGACCTCCGGATACCCCGGGTGGGCAAAGCTCCAGAAGGCCCCGTCCCGCACCACCCCCACCACCAGGACGCCCTCCGGCCAGGGGAGCTCGGATAGAAGCCGGTGGGCGTAGGGCCCCCCCTCCTTCACCCGGTACTCCACGAAGCGGAGCCGCCCCTCCGCCAGCACCTCGGTGTCCACGGCCCCAGGAACCAGGATCACCTCCACGATCTCCCTGGCCATGGCCCTCTGGGGCCAGAGGACCTTGTCGATGC is part of the Thermus caldilimi genome and harbors:
- the trkA gene encoding Trk system potassium transporter TrkA: MYIVIAGGGEVGGELARTLEKAHEVVVLDRNPQAKERFAHLDVKVVLGGATDPDALREAGVDRADLFIASTDSDEVNLLASLLAKGLGAKETLCFVGKGGYMEVLTDPRTAEILGTRIDKVLWPQRAMAREIVEVILVPGAVDTEVLAEGRLRFVEYRVKEGGPYAHRLLSELPWPEGVLVVGVVRDGAFWSFAHPGYPEVILEPGDKILFVTTLKAFPELEACFATGRGVRRVMVIGGGNVGFMVAQELLRRRLEVVIIEPSRERCEWLSQELPGALIIQGDGTDLELLEAEGLQEADAVVAVTDNDEKNLLASLLAKQLGVGKVITRVSRSETRRLFEQVGIDLPLTPRQAAVRAVLDYLGPENVEHVSTMDENIELLEVELPESFRPRYLSTLATPQVAPVALERDHRVMLYREDLEALPNDRLFLVVAREVADEAVARVVG